A single Mus caroli chromosome 15, CAROLI_EIJ_v1.1, whole genome shotgun sequence DNA region contains:
- the Card6 gene encoding caspase recruitment domain-containing protein 6: protein MESRSVSARGAMATEGASSELIEKKRTKLLSVLQQDPDSILDTLTSRSLISEEEYETLEEITDPLKKSRKLLILIQKKGEDSCRHFLRCLSNAFPESASTVGFKHEVPRQEAEETVGVYRNSEDALSLGTITPEIAELSEEKECLDLRASKFFTYKESGHRELAVSSWENQEGRGTAQVTAPHSVKRVEYEVPACITFLSNGQRYEEPDDSLYLEEGEHQEYLGFPEDVETVLEEEAGKDPQCFVYDNEEEWENEETMGFSSEASSCSEIDFSFEEEEKSAEERKRVFQHVLSCLNMDRSRKLLPDSVKQFSTDRGREWTPETPGDLAWNFLMKVQALDLTARDFTLRHKMVDEENKELLLAGMEKLGIGDAQTINPLDVLCACMLCADSSLQREVMSNMYQCWFALPLLLPDAENNKSILMMGAMKDLKQHTTQSSGGPPRETGASLSLMKMPVISFVRLGHCSFSKSRILNTLLSSSQQKPHTFFLHRDLSVPVLPRQISDGLVEVMWHFPDNVELTTSTHVFQKPVAVANLRGDLESFWVQFGFLVEVSSAVFFLTDCLGEKEWALLMFLGEDVIERCYFILSPQAKESEDAQIFQEILKLKPSQLLFWEVEEAGDRRRAMEALQAALQEVMSSPLKCVSLEDMACLARELGIQVDQDFEVIQDTQVSPRTIEGEDYQARSQTKSPSESRTQKPLREPGTQCEDSQNALIFHQTPVFMPYPAHAWPLPIKAGSNFYRVPLRAPWAISSHFRSQQKAKWFFPFPHQNTGVHSRGQNFGIKYFPPWRCYSRGRFTRCSATPQQYHPNGPFGRSQRQTSHVQTHPKSRQMSRTLERSETVVSRVGHRRTLGSQAKRAAGKPQPEKACAQGPQLTKAAGKSIRTLPHIKYPHPQPCQPAGAVQERIMPVSHQGAQQTTQGRPADLAFKPGSQSTSGSKLSSTSQSSSHQPKFQSKHFQPQPFQPVPSQKKPSHSRPSQAKPPHLNPSHANPTQGQPSQAKPTHSQASQAKPTHSQASQAKPTHSQASXHSQASQAKPTHSQASQAKPTHSQASQAKPTHSQANSHHPHPSHAKPSHQNPSHAKPTHPQSSQVKPSLSQSTQLKAHKPHQSQSKPFQPRPTQPKASQTKPSQAKAFHPRAGRR from the exons ATGGAGTCACGAAGTGTCTCGGCGAGG GGAGCAATGGCTACAGAGGGTGCTTCCTCAgaactcatagaaaaaaaacgAACGAAGTTGCTCAGTGTCCTCCAACAAGATCCGGACTCTATCTTGGACACGTTAACCTCTCGGAGCCTGATTTCTGAGGAGGAGTACGAGACTCTGGAGGAAATCACAGATCCCCTGAAGAAAAGTCGGAAGCTGTTGATTTTGatacagaagaaaggagaggacagCTGCCGGCATTTCCTCAGGTGTTTGTCTAATGCCTTTCCAGAGTCAGCGTCCACCGTGGGCTTCAAGCACG AAGTTCCACGGCAGGAAGCTGAAGAGACTGTGGGGGTGTACAGGAATTCTGAAGATGCCCTTTCTCTTGGGACAATAACCCCGGAGATAGCAGAgctctcagaagagaaagaatgtCTAGATCTGAGAGCTTCGAAGTTCTTCACCTACAAGGAAAGTGGCCACAGGGAACTTGCAGTATCCTCCTGGGAGAACCAGGAAGGGCGTGGTACAGCGCAAGTCACGGCTCCCCATTCAGTAAAAAGAGTTGAGTATGAAGTCCCAGCATGTATCACCTTCTTAAGCAATGGGCAGAGATACGAGGAGCCAGATGATTCACTGTACTTAGAGGAAGGGGAACATCAAGAATACCTTGGGTTCCCAGAAGATGTGGAGACTGTCCTGGAGGAAGAGGCCGGCAAGGACCCCCAGTGCTTTGTATATGATAATGAAGAGGAATGGGAGAATGAAGAGACCATGGGGTTCTCCAGTGAAGCCAGTAGCTGTTCAGAGATCGATTTCTCATtcgaggaagaggagaaaagcgCTGAAG agagaaaaagagtattTCAGCATGTCCTGTCCTGTTTGAACATGGATAGAAGCAGGAAGCTTCTCCCAGATTCTGTGAAGCAGTTTTCCACAGACCGAGGACGTGAGTGGACGCCCGAGACCCCAGGGGACTTAGCTTGGAATTTCCTGATGAAGGTTCAGGCTTTAGACTTGACAGCCAGAGATTTTACCCTTAGGCACAAGATGGTGGATGAAGAGAACAAAGAACTGCTGCTGGCTGGAATGGAGAAGTTAGGAATTGGAGACGCACAAACCATCAATCCCCTGGATGTCCTCTGCGCCTGCATGCTTTGCGCAGACAGCTCTTTGCAACGTGAAGTCATGTCAAATATGTACCAGTGCTGGTTTGCTCTTCCCCTGCTACTGCCAGATGCAGAGAACAACAAAAGCATCTTAATGATGGGGGCCATGAAGGACTTAAAGCAGCACACAACCCAGTCCTCAGGCGGGCCCCCCAGGGAAACAGGTGCGTCTCTGAGTCTCATGAAGATGCCTGTCATCTCTTTTGTGCGACTGGGACACTGTAGCTTCTCCAAGTCCAGAATTCTGAACACCCTGCTCAGCTCCTCTCAACAGAAACCACACACGTTTTTCCTCCATCGGGACCTGTCGGTTCCTGTGCTGCCTCGGCAAATTTCTGATGGCCTGGTGGAAGTGATGTGGCACTTTCCCGACAATGTGGAGCTAACAACGAGCACACACGTTTTCCAGAAACCTGTTGCTGTGGCCAACCTTCGTGGCGATCTAGAAAGCTTTTGGGTGCAATTTGGGTTTCTGGTAGAAGTTTCCTCCGCTGTGTTCTTTCTCACAGACTGCCTCGGTGAGAAGGAGTGGGCCTTGCTGATGTTTTTAGGAGAAGACGTCATTGAAAGGTGCTACTTCATCCTCAGTCCCCAGGCCAAGGAGAGTGAAGACGCTCAGATTTTCCAAGAGATCCTAAAACTGAAGCCATCACAGCTACTGTTTTGGGAAGTAGAGGAAGCTGGGGATAGAAGGAGAGCTATGGAGGCCCTTCAAGCTGCCCTCCAGGAAGTAATGTCGTCTCCACTCAAATGTGTGTCCCTTGAAGATATGGCCTGTCTGGCCAGGGAGCTGGGGATTCAGGTAGACCAAGACTTTGAAGTTATTCAAGATACTCAAGTTTCCCCCAGAACAATTGAAGGTGAGGACTACCAAGCACGGAGTCAGACAAAAAGCCCATCTGAAAGCCGAACTCAGAAGCCACTCAGAGAGCCTGGAACTCAATGTGAGGATAGCCAGAATGCTCTAATCTTCCATCAGACTCCAGTATTCATGCCTTATCCAGCACATGCATGGCCCTTGCCCATTAAGGCTGGAAGTAACTTTTACCGTGTTCCTTTGAGAGCCCCCTGGGCTATAAGCTCCCACTTTAGATCACAGCAGAAGGCTAAGTGGTTCTTTCCATTCCCCCATCAGAATACAGGTGTTCACAGCAGAGGTCAAAACTTTGGTATTAAATACTTCCCACCCTGGAGATGTTATTCAAGGGGAAGATTCACAAGATGTTCAGCAACTCCTCAGCAGTATCACCCGAATGGACCATTTGGGAGATCACAGAGACAGACTTCTCATGTACAGACCCATCCTAAGAGCAGGCAGATGTCCAGAACTCTTGAGAGGTCTGAGACAGTGGTCTCTCGAGTAGGTCACAGACGTACTCTTGGCTCACAAGCAAAGAGAGCCGCAGGGAAGCCACAACCTGAGAAAGCCTGTGCCCAGGGGCCGCAGCTGACTAAAGCAGCTGGAAAGTCTATAAGGACACTGCCCCATATTAAATATCCTCACCCTCAGCCCTGTCAGCCAGCAGGAGCCGTTCAAGAACGGATAATGCCAGTTTCTCATCAAGGAGCCCAACAAACAACACAGGGAAGGCCTGCAGACTTAGCTTTCAAACCAGGGTCTCAATCTACATCTGGGAGTAAACTTTCATCTACCTCCCAGTCCAGTTCCCATCAACCCAAATTCCAGAGCAAACACTTCCAGCCTCAGCCCTTTCAACCTGTGCCTTCTCAGAAAAAACCCTCTCATTCCCGTCCCTCCCAAGCTAAACCCCCTCATCTGAATCCCTCTCATGCAAACCCTACTCAGGGGCAGCCTTCCCAAGCtaaacccactcactcccaggcCTCCCAAGCtaaacccactcactcccaggcCTCCCAAGCtaaacccactcactcccaggcCTCCCANCACTCCCAGGCCTCCCAAGCtaaacccactcactcccaggcCTCCCAAGCtaaacccactcactcccaggcCTCCCAAGCTAAACCCACTCACTCTCAAGCTAACTCCCATCATCCACATCCTTCCCATGCTAAGCCCTCTCATCAGAATCCCTCTCATGCTAAGCCCACTCATCCACAGTCCTCCCAAGTTAAGCCCTCCCTATCCCAATCTACTCAGCTTAAGGCACATAAACCCCATCAGTCCCAATCGAAGCCTTTTCAACCAAGACCCACTCAGCCTAAAGCATCTCAGACTAAGCCTTCACAGGCCAAGGCCTTCCACCCAAGAGCAGGGAGACGTTAA
- the Rpl37 gene encoding 60S ribosomal protein L37, translating to MTKGTSSFGKRRNKTHTLCRRCGSKAYHLQKSTCGKCGYPAKRKRKYNWSAKAKRRNTTGTGRMRHLKIVYRRFRHGFREGTTPKPKRAAVAASSSS from the exons ATG ACGAAGGGAACGTCATCCTTTGGTAAGCGTCGCAACAAGACGCACACGTTGTGCCGCCGCTGTGGCTCCAAGGCCTACCACCTTCAGAAGTCGACTTGTGGCAAGTGTGGCTACCCTGCCAAGCGCAAGAGGAAGT ataactGGAGTGCCAAGGCTAAGAGACGAAACACTACCGGGACTGGTCGGATGAGGCACCTAAAGATTGTCTACCGCAGATTCAG ACATGGATTCCGTGAGGGAACAACACCGAAACCGAAGAGGGCAGCTGTTGCAGCATCCAGTTCATCTTAA